In Tsukamurella tyrosinosolvens, the genomic window CGGTGCAGGCGCAGCTGGAGACTCTGGGCTGGTAGCTCCCGTTCTCTCGTGTTCGACGGTGACCGTCCCTCCGCCCGGAGGGGCGGTCACCGTCGTCTTCCGACGACTCACGGGTGCATCCGGGCGCCCTTCATGATCCGGTCGACGGCGTTCTTGGGGCCGTGGACGCCGATGCCGACGAGGTCCAGCGCGGCAGTGCCGACCGCCTGGACCGCGGCGCGGTTGTCCCGGTCGTTGCCGGTCGAGAACAGTTCCCGGGTGAAGACGGAGACGGTCAGGCCCCGTCCCAGCGCTCGTTGGTGCGCGGCACGGAGCGTCTCCGCGGTGCCCTCGAAGACGAGGACTGGCTGGCGGAACATGGGCAGGTACGCGGTGCCGTCGGCGTCGGCGTAGGGCTCGCCGACGACCTCGGGGACCGTGGCGGCGATACCGCTGACGAGGAAGGCCGTGGTGTTGAGGCGCTGCCAGCCGGCGAGATCGTCGCGGAGCAGCACCGCGATCTTGGTGTCGAATCGGATCGTCTCGGTCATGCCTCCAGCGTCGTCGCCGGCACGTGCCCGGGTCTTGTACATACTTGATGGATGTCCGCGGAGTCGAGCGTCGCGTGGCGACCCCGCGTCGAGGGGATCGCCGAGGTGTTCCGGGCGCACTTCGAGGAGCACGCCTACCCGATGCACACGCACGAGGTGTGGACGCTGCTCACGGTCGATCGCGGGCGCATCGGGTACGAGCTGGGCGGCGAGCGGTGCGATTCGTCGCCGCGGTCGGTGACGCTGCTGCCGCCGCACGTCGCGCACGACGGGCACAGCCTCACGGCGGGCGGGTTCGACAAGCGCGTGATCTACCTGGAGTCGCGGATGCTCGACGGGATCGGGCGCGCCGTCGGCAGGCCGACGCTGCTCGACGGCCCGCTCCGGCAGCGTGTCGACCGGCTCAACCGGGCGCTCGTCGCGCCGGGGGAGGAGTTCGAAGCGGCGAGCCGGCTCGCCCTGATCGTCGAACGGCTGCAGTGGCACCTGGACGGCAATCCGGAGCCGGCGCGGGCGCCGCGGAACCGGCCGGTCGCGCACGCTCTCCGGGATCTCCTCGACGGCAGCATCCGCGAGGGCATGACGCTCGAGGAGGCGGGACGTGCGCTCCACGTGGACCCGTCGCACCTGGTCAGGGAGTTCTCCCGTGAGTTCGGGCTCCCGCCGCACAGGTACCTGATCGGCCGCCGGGTCGAGCTCGCGCGCAGGTTACTGCTGGCCGGCGGCGCCGCGGCGGACGTCTCGGTGGAGGCGGGGTTCCACGACCAGTCGCACCTCAACCGTCACTTCAAGTCGATGGTCGGGACCACGCCCGGCCGCTTCGCGCGGAGCGGCGGAACCGCAGCTCGGAGGTGATCTCCGCCTGGTGCTCCGGCGTGGTCGGGGGAAGGGGCGGCGTGTCGCGCGTTCGATGCTTGCTTCGAACGCAGGTTCGCCTATAGTCGACGGTGTTCGACGTGAAAGTGAGCCGGCGAGAGCGCGCCCGATGCGGATGCGAAAACTTGTCAGAGGGTCCCTCTAGCGTCCGTAG contains:
- a CDS encoding DUF2000 domain-containing protein, with amino-acid sequence MTETIRFDTKIAVLLRDDLAGWQRLNTTAFLVSGIAATVPEVVGEPYADADGTAYLPMFRQPVLVFEGTAETLRAAHQRALGRGLTVSVFTRELFSTGNDRDNRAAVQAVGTAALDLVGIGVHGPKNAVDRIMKGARMHP
- a CDS encoding helix-turn-helix transcriptional regulator; translation: MSAESSVAWRPRVEGIAEVFRAHFEEHAYPMHTHEVWTLLTVDRGRIGYELGGERCDSSPRSVTLLPPHVAHDGHSLTAGGFDKRVIYLESRMLDGIGRAVGRPTLLDGPLRQRVDRLNRALVAPGEEFEAASRLALIVERLQWHLDGNPEPARAPRNRPVAHALRDLLDGSIREGMTLEEAGRALHVDPSHLVREFSREFGLPPHRYLIGRRVELARRLLLAGGAAADVSVEAGFHDQSHLNRHFKSMVGTTPGRFARSGGTAARR